The following proteins are encoded in a genomic region of Gouania willdenowi chromosome 6, fGouWil2.1, whole genome shotgun sequence:
- the LOC114465703 gene encoding uncharacterized protein LOC114465703 isoform X2: protein MADFINPKKYVEVVKAVKLTCGYDEETEKYRVPSLAKKIGNALSKLSKVVKVQALIAGDKVLEKKATDFQEVHSEKWNELVSATAARNASESQWNVPTMLPFTEDVQKLHTFLNKNCDECSSNLLEEASEKNWSALVKVVMAEIILFNRRREGEVSRMLLSSFLTRDTSTPHGDIDWALSEAEKVLCKHFTRVIIRGKRGRAVPILLTPKMVDALDLLAKKRDACGVIKTNQYMFARPSATTHFRGSDSLRSFALACSAKCPKALTSTKLRKHAATLSTVLNMSNTEMDQLANFLGHDIRIHREFYRLPDKTLQLAKVSKVLIALEQGRIADFQGKSLDEINIDPQEAAGECDQEPSEEELCEQELSEEEPNDKEDATVPGTETQI from the exons ATGGCAGATTTTATCAATCCCAAAAAATATGTGGAGGTTGTCAAAGCTGTAAAATTGACATGTGGATATGATGaagaaactgaaaaatacagaGTTCCCTCACTTGCAAAGAAAATAGGAAATGCTTTGTCAAAACTCAGCAAAGTTGTAAAGGTCCAGGCTTTAATTGCTGGAGACAAAGTGTTGGAGAAGAAAGCAACAGACTTTCAAGAAGTCCACAGTGAAAAGTGGAATGAGCTGGTGTCTGCTACAGCAGCACGCAATGCTTCAGAATCACAATGGAATGTGCCAACAATGCTGCCGTTCACTGAGGATGTGCAAAAACTTCACACCTTTCTGAACAAAAACTGTGATGAATGCAGCAGTAACTTGTTGGAAGAGGCATCAGAAAAGAACTGGTCTGCACTTGTAAAAGTGGTCATGGCTGAAATTATTTTGTTCAACAGACGTAGAGAGGGAGAGGTTTCAAGAATGCtgctttcttcttttcttaCAAGAGACACATCTACCCCACATGGAGACATAGACTGGGCACTTTCTGAGGCTGAGAAAGTTTTATGCAAACACTTTACAAGGGTCATTATCAGAGGGAAAAGAGGACGTGCTGTCCCCATTTTGCTTACCCCTAAAATGGTGGATGCTCTGGATTTGCTGGCGAAAAAACGAGATGCTTGTGGCGTCATAAAGACTAATCAGTACATGTTTGCACGGCCATCAGCAACGACCCACTTCAGAGGGTCAGACTCGCTCCGAAGTTTTGCTCTTGCTTGCAGTGCGAAATGTCCAAAGGCTTTGACCTCAACAAAGTTGCGAAAACATGCTGCCACACTCTCAACTGTACTGAACATGAGCAACACAGAGATGGATCAATTGGCCAACTTTCTTGGCCACGATATAAGGATCCACCGTGAGTTCTACAGACTACCAGACAAAACCCTCCAACTTGCCAAAGTGAGCAAAGTACTGATTGCCCTTGAACAAGGAAGGATTGCAGATTTCCAAGGAAAGAGTTTGGATGAAATTAACATTGATCCACAGG AGGCAGCTGGGGAATGTGACCAGGAGCCCAGTGAAGAAGAGCTCTGCGAACAGGAGCTTAGTGAGGAAGAGCCTAATGACAAAGAAGATGCCACAGTTCCTGGGACTGAAACACAGATATAA
- the LOC114465563 gene encoding mitochondrial ubiquitin ligase activator of nfkb 1-A-like, producing the protein MAVFAVTSSEVFYMGASLALSGICYYMYRKKRTNVEQLHRAPHPPIDKNLKTLMKATPGESLQYAAIEGKVKSVGEPLRSQFNNNTLGVLRRLILYISRHQQIILSHSWKDNRPVIHERPSMVPFVLVGSDKTIVRVQDPLQASGDYMEKIHHRFYDLDDIIKYNINGVKPTRVLEMEKMLKVGTSLTGVGELIMETDGTLSLRPPTNGAQYLLSRGDLSSVKQRALSSTVWWRFGFGVCALAGGAGLSRMGFHYCRHLNAVWR; encoded by the exons ATGGCTGTGTTTGCTGTGACTTCTTCAGAAGTTTTCTATATGGGAGCCAGTTTGGCCCTGTCAGGAATCTGTTATTACATGTACAGGAAAAAACGTACCAATGTTGAACAACTTCAT AGAGCCCCACACCCCCCTATTGATAAAAATCTCAAAACACTTATGAAGGCTACTCCAGGAGAAAGTCTCCAATACGCTGCCATTGAAG GTAAAGTGAAGTCAGTCGGTGAACCTTTGAGGAGCCAAttcaacaacaacacattaggCGTGTTGAggagattaatattgtatatttccaGGCACCAGCAGATCATCCTGTCACACTCATG GAAAGACAATAGGCCAGTTATCCATGAAAGACCCTCCATGGTCCCATTTGTGTTGGTGGGCTCAGATAAAACCATAGTCAGGGTCCAGGACCCTCTCCAAGCCTCTGGAGATTACATGGAGAAAATTCACCACAGGTTCTACGACCTTGATgacatcataaaatacaacatcaaCGGGGTAAAGCCTACACGTGTACTGGAGATGGAGAAAATGCTCAAG GTTGGCACCTCCCTCACAGGCGTTGGAGAGTTAATAATGGAAACAGATGGAACTCTGAGCCTACGACCTCCTACCAATGGAGCCCAGTACCTCCTCAGCCGTGGAGATTTGTCCTCTGTGAAGCAGAGAGCTTTGTCTTCCACTGTTTGGTGGAGGTTTGGCTTTGGTGTCTGTGCTCTAGCAGGGGGGGCGGGGCTTTCCCGGATGGGTTTTCACTACTGCCGCCATTTGAACGCTGTGTGGAGATAG